One Calliopsis andreniformis isolate RMS-2024a chromosome 9, iyCalAndr_principal, whole genome shotgun sequence genomic window carries:
- the LOC143183846 gene encoding uncharacterized protein LOC143183846: MRRTRHVALPVRAWQYVGLLIVSLACLTLGLVSRDKEGRAGSLAGPELEHRAPHEVDACPNLNPFTKMPLFSTLRQDETRVLKPSANTRISRSNLTPIDTRISRSQSLDRLSEARLDSRRNFLGTDRLVRQKRSIDVSRRTLESRFRTRNEDRTSSRRSSDPTVRLSRSQTFDDVRFVAQSLDRRSRSTERRLPAAFDRRQNRETVERRASERREHISRLDNRLDFGQRNLRSTERREQSRLDNRFDSEQRNLRSTERREHISRLDNRLDSRQRNLRSTERRDTVLNRQARHERTNRFNRLDVRQHTSQAVERRERTLDRQTRRENQLETEKHRFRTLDRRGLSLDRRANEKRENTREDRQRLLNRAVSENRMNRRVEDRQSPARVVRENRLNSEENRRNIRSIQDDRQRSRYSVSRDQDRRSVIRTTENARQLDSRSSRSFERTLIARVSTRQSRPLERQNSRNVDRFADQKLSKRSMDVERRERNRLQSRVNEASRERDLLVRSRELRSTDTRTNRNDRTATNNDRRNRVQVTMKRDSRFDIDRLSIGRTEQRERTNERREKINRLDRHLSSRMNVRRDSSTIKSLERTKVDDLEQRERLDRLNLARESRDSRIRLARISEASRRDLEQRRTRNLSNDRRSERRALVNSNRSSERRSTVLDSLNREEVRADRRVMQERINRQGLDSSLRQRLDISRLQRTRATIPASDRTIQREQRLTDRTRVPLAASRGRTLIDTRRSRSVDLARFSDKDLDTQLFRASVVSPNTRLFTRARILDVPSFTRQKNFMKDDLTLEVIRQAFIIGLCAIYGLSMFSGKRSFISNVVRQAPRFIVW, translated from the exons ATGCGGCGCACAAGACACGTCGCGCTGCCAGTGCGAGCTTGGCAGTACGTTGGTCTTCTAATCGTATCCCTCGCCTGCCTAACACTTGGGCTGGTCTCCAGAGACAAAGAAGGTCGCGCAGGAAGCTTAGCAGGACCTGAACTAGAACATCGAGCTCCTCACGA AGTGGATGCCTGCCCAAATTTGAATCCGTTTACCAAGATGCCTCTTTTCTCAACTCTCCGGCAAGACGAAACCAGAGTTCTGAAACCATCTGCAAACACTCGAATCTCTAGATCCAACTTGACACCGATTGACACCAGGATCTCTAGATCACAGAGTCTGGACCGTCTCTCTGAAGCTCGACTAGACTCTAGAAGAAACTTCCTTGGCACAGACAGACTGGTCAGGCAGAAAAGAAGCATCGACGTCTCCAGGCGTACTCTCGAATCGAGGTTCAGGactaggaatgaagatcgaacaTCATCTAGGCGTTCATCAGATCCCACGGTTCGACTTTCCCGTTCGCAGACCTTCGACGACGTTCGATTTGTTGCTCAATCCTTGGACCGTAGATCGCGAAGCACTGAACGGAGGCTTCCTGCTGCTTTCGATCGTCGACAAAATCGCGAAACTGTTGAACGCAGGGCATCTGAACGCCGCGAACACATTAGCCGCTTAGACAATCGACTCGATTTTGGACAACGTAATTTACGATCTACAGAACGCCGCGAACAAAGCCGCCTGGACAATCGATTCGATTCTGAACAACGTAATTTACGATCTACAGAACGCCGCGAACATATTAGTCGCCTGGACAATCGACTTGATTCTAGACAACGTAATTTACGATCTACAGAACGCCGCGATACAGTTTTAAACCGTCAAGCACGCCACGAACGCACTAACCGATTTAACCGACTCGACGTTAGACAACACACTTCACAAGCTGTAGAACGCCGTGAAAGAACTTTAGATCGTCAAACACGCCGTGAAAATCAACTCGAGACTGAAAAACACAGGTTCCGTACCCTCGACCGCCGAGGACTAAGTTTAGATCGTCGCGCTAACGAAAAACGAGAAAATACTCGTGAGGATCGTCAAAGGTTACTTAACCGTGCCGTTTCCGAAAATCGAATGAACCGTCGAGTTGAAGATCGTCAGTCACCTGCTCGAGTCGTCCGTGAAAATCGCTTAAATTCTGAAGAAAATCGGCGAAATATTCGATCCATTCAAGATGACAGACAAAGATCTCGATATTCTGTTTCACGGGACCAAGATAGGCGATCTGTAATTCGAACGACTGAAAATGCTAGGCAACTTGATTCTCGATCCTCTCGCAGTTTTGAAAGAACTTTGATCGCTCGCGTTAGCACACGACAATCTCGACCCCTGGAACGACAGAATTCGCGAAATGTAGATCGCTTTGCTGACCAAAAGTTATCGAAAAGATCGATGGATGTGGAAAGACGTGAAAGAAACCGATTGCAGTCGCGTGTAAACGAAGCCTCTAGAGAACGTGATTTGCTTGTGCGATCTAGGGAGCTTAGATCTACAGACACTCGTACGAACAGGAACGATCGTACTGCAACAAACAATGACAGACGAAACCGTGTACAGGTCACAATGAAACGGGATTCTAGATTTGATATAGATCGTTTATCTATTGGACGGACAGAACAACGAGAACGTACTAATGAACGAAGGGAGAAAATCAACCGATTGGATCGCCATTTAAGCAGCAGAATGAACGTGAGACGCGACTCTTCAACTATCAAGTCACTGGAACGCACTAAAGTCGATGATTTGGAACAACGGGAGAGACTAGATCGGTTGAATCTAGCTCGTGAATCACGTGACTCTCGAATTCGTCTTGCCAGGATATCCGAGGCTTCTAGACGCGACCTGGAACAACGTCGAACCAGGAATCTTTCCAATGACCGAAGATCAGAACGTCGGGCATTAGTCAACTCTAACAGGTCCTCGGAAAGGAGATCCACTGTCCTCGATTCCTTAAATCGTGAAGAAGTTAGAGCCGATCGTCGTGTTATGCAGGAGAGGATTAATCGACAAGGTTTGGATTCATCTCTTCGGCAGAGGCTCGATATTAGCCGATTACAAAGAACACGTGCTACTATTCCTGCATCTGATCGAACGATCCAAAGAGAACAAAGACTGACCGATAGAACTCGTGTACCATTGGCAGCTTCTCGCGGCAGAACTCTGATTGATACCAGACGATCTAGATCAGTCGATCTTGCCCGTTTCTCAGACAAAGATTTAGATACTCAACTATTCCGTGCCTCTGTTGTGTCCCCGAATACTCGCTTATTCACAAGAGCCAGGATATTAGATGTTCCAAGTTTCACGAGACAAAAGAATTTCATGAAAGATGATTTGACGTTGGAAGTTATACGCCAAGCATTCATTATTGGCCTCTGCGCGATCTACGGTCTTTCCATGTTCTCCGGCAAAAGGTCTTTCATTAG CAACGTCGTCAGACAGGCGCCACGCTTCATCGTATGGTAG